The Streptomyces collinus DNA segment CGCCGCGAGGGCCAGCAGATAGGCGTTGACCACCCACTGCATACCGGAGGACGACAGCCCCAGTTCGCGGACGATGTCCGGGGCCGCGATCGACACGATGGTCTGGTCGATGAAGGTCATGGCGACGGCGAACATCATCGCCGCCAGCGCGACAGTCTGCTGCGGTGCGGATCGAGAGGGGGTCGCGGCCTCGCCGCCCCCCGGGCGCGTGCTGCTCACGACATCAGTCTGCGCCCGGCGGTGGCATGTCGCATCACAGGACTCTTTCCGTCCCGGGGGTCACACTGATACCCCCGAAACGCTCTCGCGGCAACCCCTGTGCGGTGTGAGGACGGCCTCCTCGGCCATGTGACCACGGCCCGCCACGGATGCCGCGTCGAACGTGCAGGATGCGGGCACCAAGGAGGACAGGCAGTCGAACGACGGGAGAGGCACACGATGGTCCCAGCGGAACCGCAACCTCAGCGGATCGGCGTACCGGCCGAATCCACTGCGGGCGAGACCAGGGTGGCGGCCACGCCGGCCACCGTGGGGAGACTTGTCGCGCTCGGGTACGACGTGGTGGTCGAACCGGGAGCGGGAGCGTCGTCCCGGTTCTCCGACGCGGCCTACCGGGAGGCGGGCGCCGAACTCGGCGACCCGTGGCAGGCGGAGATCGTGCTGAAGGTCAACGCCCCCTCGGCTGAGGAGGCCGGCCGGCTGCGCGAGGGGGCGACGCTGATCGCGCTCATCAGCCCGGCCCTCAACCCGGAGTTGGTGGAGGAGTTGGCGCGGCGGCCGGTCACCGTGCTGGCGATGGACGCGGTGCCGCGCATTTCGCGGGCCCAGTCGCTGGACGTGCTCAGCTCGATGGCGAACATCGCCGGCTACCGGGCGGTGGTCGAGGCGGCGCACGCCTTCGGCCGCTTCTTCACCGGCCAGGTGACTGCTGCGGGCAAGGTGCCCCCGGCGAAGGTGCTGGTGGCCGGCGCGGGCGTGGCCGGGCTGGCGGCGATCGGCGCGGCCCGCAGCCTCGGCGCCGTGGTGCGTGCGACGGACCCGCGTCCGGAGGTTGCCGAGCAGGTGCGCTCGCTGGGCGGGGAGTTCCTGACGGTGACCGCCGAGCAGGAGGTGAGCACCGACGGGTACGCCAAGGCCACCTCGGAGGATTACAACCGGCTCGCCGCGCAGCTTTACGCCGAGCAGGCCGCTGATGTCGACATCATCGTCACCACCGCGCTCATCCCGGGCCGTCCCGCCCCGAAGCTGATCACCGCCGAGGACGTGGCGCGTATGAAGCCCGGCAGCGTGATCGTCGACATGGCGGCCTCCCAGGGCGGCAACGTCGAGGGCACGGTCGCGGGGAAGGCGGTCGTCACCGACAACGACGTGACGATCATCGGCTACACCGATCTGCCCGGCCGGCTGCCCGCCCAGGCCTCGCAGTTGTACGGCACGAACATCGTCAACCTGATGAAGCTGCTCACCCCGGGCAAGGACGGCCGGCTCGTCCTCGACTTCGACGACGTGGTGCAGCGCTCGATCACGGTGGTCCGCGAGGGTGAGAAGACCTGGCCGCCGCCCCCGGTCCAGGTGTCGGCCGCGCCCGCCCCGGCCGGGGCGAAGGAGCCGGAGGCGGCCCCTGCCGGGACACCGGTGAAGACCGCCCGCCCCGCTTGGTCCTCCTACGCCCTGGTCGCCGCCGGAGCGCTCGCGCTGTTCCTGGTGACGGCTTTCTCGCCGAGTGAACTCCTCGGCCACTTCACGGTGTTCGTTCTCGCGATCGTCATCGGTTTCTATGTCATCGGCAACGTGCACCATGCGCTGCACACGCCGCTGATGTCGGTGACCAACGCCATCTCCGGCATCGTGGTGGTCGGCGCGCTGCTGCAGATCGGGCAGGGCGACACCGCCGTGACCGTGCTGTCGTTCGCCGCGATCCTGCTGGCGAGCATCAACATCTTCGGCGGATTCGCCGTGACCCGCCGCATGCTCGGCATGTTCTCGAAGGGCTGATCAGGGATGACCACAGACACGGCCGCTCAGGCCGCCTACGTCGTCGCGGCGCTGCTGTTCATCCTCAGCCTCGCCGGGCTTTCCCAGCACAAGACGTCCCGCTCGGGAGTCGTCTGGGGCATCGCGGGCATGGTCGTGGCGCTGGCCGCCACGGTCGGGCTCGCCTCGCGCAGCATCACCACGACCGGGCTCGTGCTGATCGCCGTCGCCACCGCTGTGGGTGCGGGGATCGGGCTGTGGCGGGCGCGGGTGGTGGAGATGACCGGCATGCCGGAGCTGATCGCCATCATGCACAGCCTCGTCGGCCTCGCCGCCGCGTTCGTCGGCTGGAACGGCTACCTGGACGTGGACGCCGAACTGTCCGGTTCGCTGCTGGCGATCCATCACGCCGAGGTGTTCATCGGGGTGTTCATCGGCGCCGTCACCTTCACGGGTTCCGTCGTCGCGTACCTGAAGCTGTCGGCCCGCATCAACTCCCGTCCGCTCACGCTGCCCGGCAAGCACGTCCTCAACATCGGCGCACTCGTGGCCTTCGTGGGGCTCACGGCGGCGTTCGTGGCCCGCCCCGGCATGGGCCTGCTCATCGCGGTCACCGTGATCGCGCTCGCCCTCGGCGCGCACCTGGTCGCCTCCATCGGCGGCGGTGACATGCCGGTGGTCGTCTCCATGCTCAACAGCTACTCCGGCTGGGCCGCCGCGGCCTCGGGGTTCCTGCTCGCCAACAACCTGCTCATCGTCACCGGCGCGCTGGTCGGCTCCTCCGGCGCTTACCTGTCGTACATCATGTGCAAGGCGATGAACCGCTCGTTCATCTCGGTCATCGCGGGTGGTTTCGGGACCCCGGCGGCGGCCGCCGAGGAGGGCGAGCAGGGCGAGCACCGGGAGATCAACGCCGAGGAGACCGCGGAACTCCTGGGCAACGCCACCTCGGTGATCATCACCCCGGGCTATGGCATGGCCGTCGCCCAGGCCCAGTACCCGGTGGCCGAGCTGGCGCGCAAGCTGCGCGAGCGGGGCGTCGAGGTGCGCTTCGGTATCCATCCGGTGGCCGGCCGGCTGCCCGGGCACATGAACGTGCTGCTCGCCGAGGCGAACGTGCCCTACGACATCGTCCTGGAGATGGACGAGATCAACGACGACTTCGCCGCGACCTCGGTCGTGCTGGTCATCGGCGCCAACGACACGGTCAACCCGGCCGCCACCGACAACCCCACCAGCCCCATCGCCGGCATGCCGGTGCTGCACGTGTGGGAGTCGTCCAACGTGATCGTCTTCAAGCGGTCCATGGCCGCCGGCTACGCAGGCGTGCAGAACCCGCTGTTCTTCCGCGAGAACACCCAGATGCTCTTCGGCGACGCCAAGCAGCGCGTCGAGGACATCCTGCGCGGCCTCGACGCCCTGGACACACCGGTACCGGCCATGGCCGGCACGTCGCGCTGAGCCGCCGACCGAACGCCGGAAGGCCGGCCCGACATTCCGTCGGGCCGGCCTTCCGCTGTGCCGTGGGGTCAGTCCGTGCCGGACTCCATCGCCGCCCGGTCCAGCCAGGCGTCCTCCTCCGAGACCTCGCCCCGGGAGGCGATGGCCTGGGCGCCGCCCTGCGGCAGTTCCGGCATGGTGCCGATCAGCCCGGTCGCGGCGGCCTGGGAGGCGCCGATGGTGGGGCTGCCGGTGCCGATCAGGCCGATGCCGGCGTACTGCTCCAGCTTGGCGCGCGAGTCGGCGATGTCGAGGTTGCGCATGGTGAGCTGGCCGATGCGGTCCACCGGGCCGAACGCGGAGTCCTCGGTGCGCTCCATGGACAGCTTGTCCGGGTGGTAGCTGAACGCCGGGCCCGTGGTGTCGAGGATCGAGTAGTCCTCGCCGCGCCGCAGCCGCAGTGTCACCTCGC contains these protein-coding regions:
- a CDS encoding Re/Si-specific NAD(P)(+) transhydrogenase subunit alpha — encoded protein: MVPAEPQPQRIGVPAESTAGETRVAATPATVGRLVALGYDVVVEPGAGASSRFSDAAYREAGAELGDPWQAEIVLKVNAPSAEEAGRLREGATLIALISPALNPELVEELARRPVTVLAMDAVPRISRAQSLDVLSSMANIAGYRAVVEAAHAFGRFFTGQVTAAGKVPPAKVLVAGAGVAGLAAIGAARSLGAVVRATDPRPEVAEQVRSLGGEFLTVTAEQEVSTDGYAKATSEDYNRLAAQLYAEQAADVDIIVTTALIPGRPAPKLITAEDVARMKPGSVIVDMAASQGGNVEGTVAGKAVVTDNDVTIIGYTDLPGRLPAQASQLYGTNIVNLMKLLTPGKDGRLVLDFDDVVQRSITVVREGEKTWPPPPVQVSAAPAPAGAKEPEAAPAGTPVKTARPAWSSYALVAAGALALFLVTAFSPSELLGHFTVFVLAIVIGFYVIGNVHHALHTPLMSVTNAISGIVVVGALLQIGQGDTAVTVLSFAAILLASINIFGGFAVTRRMLGMFSKG
- the pntB gene encoding Re/Si-specific NAD(P)(+) transhydrogenase subunit beta encodes the protein MTTDTAAQAAYVVAALLFILSLAGLSQHKTSRSGVVWGIAGMVVALAATVGLASRSITTTGLVLIAVATAVGAGIGLWRARVVEMTGMPELIAIMHSLVGLAAAFVGWNGYLDVDAELSGSLLAIHHAEVFIGVFIGAVTFTGSVVAYLKLSARINSRPLTLPGKHVLNIGALVAFVGLTAAFVARPGMGLLIAVTVIALALGAHLVASIGGGDMPVVVSMLNSYSGWAAAASGFLLANNLLIVTGALVGSSGAYLSYIMCKAMNRSFISVIAGGFGTPAAAAEEGEQGEHREINAEETAELLGNATSVIITPGYGMAVAQAQYPVAELARKLRERGVEVRFGIHPVAGRLPGHMNVLLAEANVPYDIVLEMDEINDDFAATSVVLVIGANDTVNPAATDNPTSPIAGMPVLHVWESSNVIVFKRSMAAGYAGVQNPLFFRENTQMLFGDAKQRVEDILRGLDALDTPVPAMAGTSR